A stretch of the Thiomicrorhabdus indica genome encodes the following:
- a CDS encoding thioredoxin domain-containing protein produces MPAGKKPLILTIQNSQEFEQLVQLSKKSPVFLLGWQNDCPESIEAKYIWENFAQDEKYHHKFVLAKVNVSHSIELAKRLGLTNTPKIKVIENQHQIAELQGHYSHDEYLEFLENHIQGDAERQLLTQAKALKKNGQHDKAIEVLTKFIDEHSKQELASLKFERIECHLNLGELGQANHFFEQLSVISRTLPKAKYLEALLYFYKQHFLSESSEESKEAFSFFEAEEIPHPLQQAILEIPIPFLNGQINKAMINLLDIISQCQANHHWHQTHDYLETASKHALNLISLPSAELAKQYRRKIKQLLH; encoded by the coding sequence ATGCCGGCCGGTAAAAAACCACTTATTTTAACCATTCAAAATTCTCAAGAGTTTGAACAACTGGTTCAACTATCGAAAAAATCACCTGTATTTTTACTCGGTTGGCAAAACGACTGTCCAGAGTCCATCGAAGCCAAATATATTTGGGAAAACTTTGCTCAGGACGAAAAATATCACCATAAATTCGTGTTGGCAAAAGTCAATGTTTCACACTCTATCGAATTAGCAAAACGACTTGGTCTAACAAATACGCCAAAAATCAAAGTCATAGAAAACCAACATCAAATTGCCGAATTACAAGGCCACTACAGTCATGACGAATATCTGGAATTTTTAGAAAACCATATTCAGGGTGATGCAGAAAGACAACTACTCACTCAAGCTAAAGCCCTTAAGAAGAATGGTCAGCACGACAAAGCAATAGAAGTCTTAACGAAATTTATTGACGAACACAGCAAGCAAGAACTTGCATCATTAAAATTCGAGAGAATCGAGTGCCACCTGAACCTTGGTGAACTTGGTCAAGCCAACCATTTCTTCGAACAACTTTCTGTCATTTCGCGAACGCTTCCTAAAGCAAAATACCTTGAAGCCCTTCTCTACTTTTACAAACAACACTTTCTATCGGAAAGCTCTGAAGAATCAAAAGAAGCGTTTAGTTTTTTTGAGGCTGAAGAAATTCCTCATCCCCTTCAGCAAGCGATTCTAGAAATACCGATTCCTTTTCTCAATGGTCAAATAAACAAGGCAATGATCAATCTGCTCGACATCATTTCCCAGTGCCAAGCAAATCACCATTGGCACCAAACTCATGACTACTTAGAAACTGCCTCCAAACACGCTTTAAACCTAATTAGCCTACCCTCAGCCGAACTGGCAAAACAGTACCGGCGTAAAATAAAACAGCTCCTTCATTAA
- a CDS encoding tyrosine-type recombinase/integrase, whose translation MAANSTKKPITAIAVTKMKSGDVLTDIGDNTGLRVKKTSRATSFIYRYKNFEGKMKQIMLGVYPEIGLADARTKLQEFKALRASGYDPQQYLIDQESRLKAAELEARLASEKLGFTFKAMVDLYLTEKVEDRYSEPDRKGNRKIILGSRKEKGQKEVRRTLYGDVVRVLGDKPVSETPLIEVKVMVDQIIARGANVQAGNVLRELNLAYRFAISNDRLPPNFQNPCPEIKTRIKDSGVKISNGKRQRVLTELELQKLWQWLPTTQFLSPTVKDVLKFTLLTGMRTGEVCVVQWSDVNLKEGTIFLKETKTGASRYVQLSVQAIKFLADIHVSGKYVFRAKNRSGNLTDRPLDQKQLTQQLYYSRKNNDHPDIDSWTPHDLRRTVRTQLAKLRCPREVSEAILGHSKKGIEGTYDLHHYEEEAKEWLQKWCDRLDEIVICQ comes from the coding sequence TTGGCTGCTAATTCTACCAAAAAACCTATCACTGCGATTGCTGTTACCAAAATGAAAAGCGGTGATGTCCTTACCGACATTGGTGATAACACCGGTTTAAGGGTTAAAAAGACATCTCGAGCGACTTCATTTATTTATAGGTATAAAAACTTTGAAGGCAAAATGAAGCAGATTATGTTGGGAGTATACCCCGAAATTGGTCTCGCGGATGCTCGTACAAAGCTGCAAGAATTTAAAGCGCTTAGAGCAAGTGGTTACGACCCTCAGCAGTATTTGATAGATCAAGAGTCTAGACTTAAAGCAGCGGAGTTAGAAGCAAGGCTTGCCTCTGAGAAGCTGGGCTTTACCTTTAAGGCGATGGTTGACTTGTACCTTACTGAAAAAGTTGAAGATCGTTACTCTGAGCCTGATCGAAAAGGAAATCGAAAAATTATTCTCGGTAGCCGTAAAGAGAAAGGCCAGAAAGAAGTCAGACGGACGCTATATGGAGATGTCGTTCGAGTGTTGGGCGATAAGCCTGTATCTGAAACACCATTAATTGAAGTAAAGGTTATGGTTGATCAGATTATTGCCAGAGGAGCAAATGTTCAGGCAGGTAATGTTTTACGAGAATTGAATCTTGCTTATCGTTTTGCGATTTCGAATGATCGATTACCGCCTAACTTTCAAAACCCTTGTCCGGAGATTAAAACTAGAATCAAAGATTCTGGTGTCAAAATTTCAAATGGCAAGCGTCAAAGGGTGCTAACTGAACTCGAATTGCAAAAGCTATGGCAATGGTTGCCAACGACTCAGTTTTTATCCCCAACGGTTAAAGATGTACTGAAATTTACCTTACTAACTGGGATGCGTACAGGTGAGGTATGTGTTGTTCAGTGGTCGGATGTAAATTTGAAAGAAGGAACTATTTTTCTAAAAGAGACAAAGACCGGTGCCTCCCGGTATGTTCAGCTCTCTGTGCAGGCGATTAAATTCTTGGCAGATATTCACGTATCTGGAAAGTATGTATTCAGGGCAAAAAATAGAAGTGGAAATTTAACGGACCGACCGCTTGATCAAAAACAGCTGACTCAGCAACTGTACTATTCCAGAAAAAATAACGATCATCCAGATATTGACTCTTGGACGCCTCATGACCTGCGACGGACAGTTCGAACTCAGCTGGCAAAGCTTCGCTGTCCTAGAGAAGTAAGTGAAGCTATTTTAGGGCACTCGAAAAAAGGTATCGAAGGTACTTACGATTTACATCACTATGAAGAAGAAGCCAAGGAATGGCTGCAAAAATGGTGTGATCGTCTCGATGAAATTGTTATTTGTCAATGA
- a CDS encoding ATP-binding protein, giving the protein MSEKDNVTLISIHEHQAEIEKIKGLYERRFMREKNARKEAEKLLENKSLELHQRNVELENLATELEARVQARTEELEAEKNHALELSRAKSDFVATMSHEIRTPINGIIGILKLLEEDLSQESEQHNLVNIAQYSSHTLLHIINDILDFSKIESGKLRLENIPFNLRETLTKLIYPFEKLAYEKKIELIFKLDSQIKTQVIGDPFRLTQVLNNFLSNAFKFTEQGKIELNIQLQQDWLIFSVADTGIGIPEEKQSKLFKDFSQVDTSTSRKYGGTGLGLVITQRIIELMGGEVEFESQEGMGSRFFMQIPYRPVENKKLQNSEHSPENSHHQTNKPLRLLLVDDNQVNRLVGQKLLSRLGHHVDCAEDGFSAIDIMKSQNTFYDLIFMDIQMPDLNGYETTQILRKENIQIPIIALTANTSNEDRQMAKESGMDDFLSKPFQLKDIENLLNEKYPRNLNS; this is encoded by the coding sequence ATGAGCGAAAAAGACAACGTCACACTCATTTCAATTCATGAACATCAAGCCGAGATTGAAAAAATAAAAGGCTTGTATGAGCGTCGTTTTATGCGAGAAAAAAATGCTCGCAAAGAAGCAGAAAAACTCTTAGAAAATAAATCCCTTGAACTCCACCAACGAAATGTTGAACTAGAAAACCTTGCTACTGAATTAGAAGCTCGCGTACAAGCACGCACCGAAGAATTAGAAGCTGAAAAAAATCATGCACTCGAATTATCTCGTGCGAAAAGCGATTTTGTTGCTACGATGAGTCATGAAATCCGAACACCTATCAATGGCATTATCGGAATTCTTAAACTCCTTGAAGAAGACCTTTCACAAGAAAGTGAACAGCATAACCTTGTTAATATTGCTCAGTATTCTTCCCATACTTTATTGCATATCATCAATGATATTTTGGATTTTTCTAAAATTGAATCCGGTAAATTACGCCTTGAAAACATTCCTTTTAATCTTAGGGAAACGCTTACAAAACTGATATACCCCTTTGAAAAACTAGCTTACGAAAAAAAGATTGAACTGATTTTCAAATTAGACTCCCAAATAAAAACACAAGTCATCGGAGATCCATTCAGATTAACGCAAGTACTCAATAATTTTTTAAGTAATGCGTTCAAGTTCACCGAACAAGGCAAAATTGAACTCAACATTCAGCTACAACAGGACTGGTTAATTTTTTCGGTAGCAGACACTGGCATCGGAATCCCCGAAGAAAAACAATCAAAACTGTTTAAAGACTTCTCTCAGGTCGACACCTCAACTTCTCGTAAATATGGCGGAACAGGTCTGGGGCTAGTCATTACCCAGCGAATTATTGAACTCATGGGTGGAGAAGTTGAGTTTGAAAGTCAAGAAGGCATGGGATCACGCTTTTTTATGCAAATTCCTTACCGGCCGGTAGAAAATAAAAAACTTCAGAACTCTGAACACTCGCCTGAAAACAGTCATCATCAAACCAATAAACCGCTACGATTATTGCTAGTGGATGACAATCAAGTAAATCGTTTAGTCGGCCAAAAGCTTCTCTCTCGCCTTGGCCATCATGTAGATTGCGCAGAAGACGGTTTTTCGGCGATTGATATAATGAAAAGTCAAAATACATTTTATGATTTGATTTTTATGGATATCCAAATGCCTGACCTCAATGGCTATGAAACCACACAAATCCTTCGCAAAGAAAATATTCAAATTCCAATTATTGCACTGACTGCCAACACCTCAAATGAAGACAGACAGATGGCGAAAGAATCTGGAATGGATGATTTTCTGAGCAAACCTTTTCAACTGAAAGATATTGAAAACTTGCTGAATGAAAAGTACCCACGTAACTTAAACAGTTAA
- a CDS encoding DUF1415 domain-containing protein produces the protein MQQTDEKIIQTVDKWLQDVVIGLNLCPFAQHPYQLKRVHLTVSHANTEKALLEDLASQASELLTMPVSERETTVIVVTDLLEEFYDYNQFLDLADWLLEENNWQESLQIASFHPDYQFAGTAPQDAQNLTNRSPFPLLHLIRQDSIETALQHFPTSPESIFETNIETVENLTDQEKRQLFPFLKNDY, from the coding sequence ATGCAGCAAACTGACGAGAAAATCATTCAAACTGTCGACAAATGGCTTCAAGATGTCGTCATTGGATTAAACCTCTGTCCGTTTGCTCAGCACCCGTATCAACTTAAGCGTGTACATCTCACGGTAAGTCACGCCAACACGGAAAAAGCATTACTAGAAGATTTGGCCTCGCAAGCCTCTGAACTATTAACCATGCCGGTTTCAGAGCGTGAGACGACCGTTATTGTGGTCACAGACCTACTCGAAGAATTCTACGATTACAATCAATTTTTAGATCTAGCCGACTGGCTGTTGGAAGAAAATAATTGGCAAGAATCACTACAAATTGCCAGTTTTCATCCTGACTATCAATTTGCAGGTACAGCACCTCAAGATGCTCAAAACCTTACCAACCGCTCACCATTCCCATTGCTTCACTTAATTCGACAAGACAGCATCGAGACAGCGCTGCAACACTTCCCCACTTCTCCTGAGAGTATTTTTGAAACCAATATTGAAACGGTAGAAAACTTAACAGACCAAGAGAAACGACAATTGTTCCCATTTCTCAAAAACGATTATTAG
- the mutS gene encoding DNA mismatch repair protein MutS, translated as MKNTEKSSTKKTQHTPMMQQYLKIKADHPNRLLFYRMGDFYELFYEDAQKAAELLDITLTARGKSNGAPIPMAGIPHHSAEGYLAKLAKMGESVAICEQVGDPANSKGPVERKVVRVITPGTLVEEALLEEKSDSLLVAISHGKTGFGLAFLDVASGRFETTQLKSETQLVAEVERLKPAELLIPQLDNLTESFPEVLLLHKNAVQYPAWHFEPQAARQLLLQHFGTQDLIAYGCEQTPLSTSACGAILHYAQGMLQDNLNHIHSLHSYQLDDSLVLDAISRRNLEIDTNLSGGTHATLAWILDKTSTAMGSRLLKRWLNQPLRNQDILNLRLNAIESLIHQQSFDEFKIQLKNIGDMERILSRVAMYTARPRDLLQLGRGLNSLPQIQTQLGEHSDPRLLEIAKAIREFPILAKQLEQAIEENPPVLIRDGGVLKAGFDPELDELRNLKQQAGDFLLQMEAREKERTGISTLKVGFNKVHGYYIEVSKLQSDKVPADYVRRQTLKGQERYITPELKAFEDKILSAGEKALAREKWLYQRLLETLNESLTELQISARHLAELDVLLNLAKQSIELNLCRPILSQEPSIDIEQGRHLTVEALSDQAFIANDSQFDDKSRLQIITGPNMGGKSTYMRQTALIVLLAHIGSFVPAQSATIGPIDRIFTRIGASDDLTSGRSTFMVEMTETANILHHASDQSLILMDEVGRGTSTFDGLALAWAIAEQMATQINGFCLFATHYFELTSLSDQFDNTVNKHLDAIEHQDKIVFLHQIQDGPASQSYGLQVASLAGVPKDVIQTAKKRLHDLEEQSVSNQTTQEKAVQQFDLFQMAPDPECDSLKQLKTELQSITPDELTPKQALDLLYELKKIVQ; from the coding sequence ATGAAGAATACCGAAAAATCAAGCACTAAGAAAACACAGCATACTCCAATGATGCAACAGTATTTAAAGATTAAAGCAGACCACCCTAATCGCTTGCTGTTTTATCGGATGGGAGATTTCTATGAGTTGTTTTACGAAGATGCACAAAAAGCAGCTGAGCTTTTGGATATCACCTTAACCGCTCGTGGCAAATCAAATGGCGCGCCAATTCCGATGGCCGGCATCCCACATCATTCTGCTGAAGGTTATTTGGCAAAACTCGCCAAGATGGGCGAATCGGTTGCAATATGCGAGCAAGTTGGTGACCCTGCTAATTCCAAAGGGCCGGTAGAACGTAAAGTTGTGCGTGTCATTACACCCGGCACACTGGTAGAAGAGGCATTGCTTGAAGAAAAAAGCGACAGTTTATTGGTGGCAATCAGTCATGGAAAAACTGGGTTTGGCCTCGCCTTTTTGGATGTTGCCAGTGGCCGTTTTGAAACCACTCAACTGAAATCTGAAACGCAATTGGTTGCTGAAGTCGAAAGGTTGAAACCGGCAGAACTTTTAATACCGCAGCTCGACAACCTCACAGAAAGCTTTCCCGAAGTACTCTTGCTACACAAAAACGCCGTGCAATACCCTGCTTGGCATTTTGAACCTCAAGCCGCACGACAGCTTTTACTTCAACATTTTGGTACTCAAGATCTAATCGCTTATGGCTGTGAACAAACACCCCTAAGCACTTCTGCTTGTGGCGCAATTTTGCACTATGCCCAAGGCATGCTTCAAGACAACCTGAATCACATTCACAGCCTTCACAGCTACCAACTGGATGATAGCTTAGTCTTAGATGCCATTAGTCGTCGTAATTTAGAAATAGATACCAACCTAAGCGGCGGTACTCACGCCACTTTAGCTTGGATTCTCGATAAAACCTCAACCGCTATGGGTTCAAGATTGCTAAAACGCTGGCTGAACCAGCCTTTACGCAATCAAGACATTCTAAACTTGCGATTGAATGCAATTGAAAGCTTAATCCATCAACAAAGTTTTGATGAGTTCAAGATTCAATTAAAAAACATTGGTGACATGGAACGTATTTTGAGCCGCGTTGCCATGTACACCGCAAGACCTCGTGATTTACTTCAGCTTGGACGCGGTTTAAACAGTCTTCCTCAGATTCAAACACAACTCGGTGAGCACTCAGATCCTCGCCTGTTAGAAATTGCTAAAGCCATTCGTGAATTCCCGATACTTGCGAAACAACTGGAGCAAGCGATTGAGGAAAACCCACCAGTATTAATTCGTGACGGTGGCGTTCTAAAAGCCGGCTTTGACCCCGAACTGGATGAGTTACGTAACTTAAAACAACAAGCCGGCGACTTCCTGCTACAAATGGAAGCACGAGAAAAAGAACGAACCGGCATTTCGACGCTAAAAGTTGGCTTTAATAAAGTACACGGCTACTACATTGAAGTCAGTAAACTTCAATCCGACAAAGTTCCGGCAGATTACGTACGTCGCCAAACCCTAAAAGGCCAAGAGCGCTACATCACGCCCGAGTTAAAAGCTTTTGAAGACAAAATCCTAAGTGCAGGCGAAAAAGCCCTTGCGCGAGAAAAATGGTTATATCAACGATTGCTTGAGACACTCAATGAGTCATTGACTGAGCTGCAAATCAGCGCTCGTCATTTAGCAGAGCTAGACGTTCTTTTAAATCTGGCAAAACAATCGATTGAATTAAATCTATGCCGCCCTATTTTATCTCAAGAACCTAGCATTGATATTGAACAAGGTCGTCATTTAACCGTTGAAGCCCTTAGTGACCAAGCGTTTATCGCCAATGACAGCCAGTTTGATGACAAAAGTCGCTTACAAATCATCACAGGCCCTAATATGGGCGGTAAAAGCACCTATATGCGCCAAACAGCTTTGATTGTGTTACTGGCGCATATTGGCAGTTTTGTCCCAGCACAATCCGCAACCATTGGTCCAATTGATCGAATTTTTACTCGAATTGGCGCCTCGGATGACCTAACCTCCGGCCGGTCAACTTTTATGGTGGAAATGACAGAGACCGCAAACATCTTGCATCATGCTTCCGATCAGTCTTTGATTTTAATGGATGAAGTTGGCCGAGGCACTTCAACATTTGACGGTCTAGCTTTAGCTTGGGCAATTGCTGAACAGATGGCAACACAGATTAATGGGTTTTGTCTATTTGCCACGCACTATTTTGAATTAACAAGCCTGAGTGATCAATTTGACAATACAGTAAACAAACATCTTGATGCGATAGAACACCAAGACAAAATCGTATTTTTGCATCAAATCCAAGACGGCCCTGCCTCACAAAGTTATGGTCTACAAGTGGCATCGCTTGCCGGGGTTCCAAAAGATGTCATTCAGACGGCTAAGAAACGACTGCACGACCTAGAAGAGCAAAGCGTATCAAACCAAACAACTCAAGAAAAGGCGGTGCAACAATTTGATTTATTTCAAATGGCACCAGACCCTGAATGTGATAGTTTGAAACAATTGAAAACCGAACTACAAAGTATCACCCCCGATGAACTGACACCTAAACAAGCACTTGATTTGCTCTACGAATTAAAAAAAATCGTACAATAA
- a CDS encoding heme NO-binding domain-containing protein — protein sequence MKGIVFSEFIELVEDKFGIEIADTIIEKSNLPNQGAYTQVGTYDHKEMLTLVTHLSKETGIEVPVLVQAFGEHLLDRFTQMYPQFFTEVNSCFAFLDTIENKVHVEVKKLYPDAELPTFDSSIHSDSHMELLYQSKRPFSALAYGLILGSAKYYGEQISVEMEDMSTDNQTRVCFQLRKEAVNTLE from the coding sequence ATGAAAGGCATTGTATTTTCAGAGTTTATTGAATTGGTTGAAGACAAATTCGGAATCGAAATTGCCGATACTATTATCGAAAAATCCAATTTACCCAATCAAGGCGCTTACACTCAAGTCGGCACCTATGATCACAAGGAAATGCTCACACTGGTGACGCATTTGAGCAAAGAAACAGGAATAGAAGTACCTGTTCTAGTACAGGCTTTTGGCGAACATTTACTCGATCGTTTCACACAGATGTATCCTCAATTCTTCACTGAAGTAAATAGTTGCTTTGCCTTCCTAGATACTATCGAAAACAAGGTCCATGTCGAAGTCAAAAAGCTCTACCCCGATGCGGAACTCCCTACATTTGATTCCAGTATTCATTCTGACTCACATATGGAATTACTGTACCAATCCAAGCGCCCTTTTTCGGCTTTAGCTTATGGTTTGATTTTAGGAAGTGCCAAATATTACGGTGAACAAATTTCGGTTGAAATGGAAGATATGTCAACCGACAATCAGACCAGAGTCTGTTTTCAACTCCGTAAAGAAGCCGTTAACACTTTGGAATAA
- a CDS encoding nitrilase-related carbon-nitrogen hydrolase, whose protein sequence is MKLVIFQFEPSWQEPQISLQRLTEQFAKRFAMRLTEVRSSSCLVVLPELFSSGFSMQPEKFAEAVDGEISCHISQLAKDYHLEIIAGVAQKQNQEFKNCALWFDANGELKANYQKQKMFRFADEHKVYRPGKKPVLASLFDYLQASLFICYDLRFPELFRKVAKQSQIAVIIANWPQSRQIHWQVLLQARAIENQMWVLGVNRIGSDGNGVLYSGGSMLFSPKGELVFDAKQSPVYEYDLNLQEMLSEVSTYRAKFPALEDL, encoded by the coding sequence ATGAAGTTGGTGATATTTCAATTTGAACCTAGCTGGCAAGAGCCTCAGATCAGTTTACAGCGGTTGACTGAACAATTTGCAAAGCGATTTGCAATGAGGTTAACAGAGGTGAGGTCGAGCTCTTGTTTAGTAGTTTTGCCCGAACTCTTTTCTAGTGGTTTTTCAATGCAACCCGAGAAATTTGCAGAAGCGGTTGATGGTGAGATTAGTTGCCATATTTCTCAATTGGCTAAGGATTACCATCTGGAAATTATTGCCGGAGTTGCGCAAAAGCAAAATCAAGAATTTAAAAATTGTGCATTGTGGTTTGATGCCAATGGTGAGTTGAAGGCAAATTACCAAAAACAAAAAATGTTTCGTTTTGCGGATGAGCATAAAGTTTACCGGCCGGGAAAAAAGCCGGTGTTGGCTTCGCTGTTTGATTATTTGCAGGCAAGTCTGTTTATTTGCTATGACTTACGATTTCCTGAATTGTTTCGAAAAGTCGCAAAACAATCGCAAATAGCTGTGATTATTGCCAATTGGCCGCAAAGTCGTCAAATTCATTGGCAGGTTTTATTGCAAGCAAGGGCGATTGAAAACCAAATGTGGGTTTTGGGAGTTAATCGAATCGGATCGGATGGCAACGGTGTTCTCTATTCGGGCGGGTCGATGCTTTTTAGTCCCAAAGGTGAATTAGTGTTTGATGCTAAGCAATCGCCAGTCTATGAATATGATCTTAATCTGCAGGAAATGCTGAGTGAGGTCAGCACTTATCGAGCAAAATTTCCAGCTTTGGAAGATCTCTAA
- a CDS encoding tetratricopeptide repeat protein: protein MSEAMIADIDDINFQALVVEASIRIPVLVIFWHPSNPESQENVELWMSLAEKYSGKFIVGKLNIEDQVMLASQFSVDDNSLPYAKLIRNGAAHGIINETMTEELCEKFIQPHIDNEIDTLRDVAKQLIQQGDYDKAFDALKEANRLEPENYNILFDMIDYYLKMGKPENAREIFDGLGEHIQQSVHGKQIAAVFYFSELANQGPDIQTVQKTLQEKGVQSSEGLEALFQLSSILILHGQEDAGAEALTKILQISQTVPNDIKPKAAESFRKLIAIFELKAPEKAPDYRRQMQNLLF from the coding sequence ATGTCAGAAGCCATGATTGCAGATATTGATGATATCAACTTTCAAGCCCTTGTCGTTGAGGCCTCAATTCGAATTCCAGTTCTAGTGATTTTCTGGCACCCTAGCAACCCTGAATCTCAAGAAAATGTCGAGCTATGGATGTCACTGGCAGAAAAATATTCAGGCAAATTTATTGTTGGCAAACTCAATATCGAAGATCAAGTCATGTTGGCCTCGCAGTTTAGTGTCGATGACAACTCTCTGCCTTATGCAAAACTGATTCGTAACGGCGCTGCTCATGGCATTATCAACGAAACCATGACAGAGGAGTTGTGTGAAAAGTTTATCCAACCTCATATTGACAACGAAATTGATACCCTAAGAGACGTTGCTAAACAACTCATTCAACAAGGGGATTACGATAAAGCCTTTGACGCACTGAAAGAAGCGAATCGTCTTGAGCCTGAAAACTACAATATCTTGTTTGATATGATTGATTACTATCTCAAAATGGGCAAACCTGAAAACGCGCGAGAAATTTTTGATGGTTTAGGTGAACACATCCAACAATCGGTGCATGGGAAACAGATTGCTGCCGTGTTCTATTTTTCTGAACTGGCAAATCAAGGCCCAGACATCCAAACCGTTCAAAAAACACTGCAAGAAAAAGGTGTGCAATCCTCGGAAGGTTTAGAAGCCTTATTCCAACTCTCCTCAATCCTAATTTTGCATGGTCAAGAAGATGCCGGTGCGGAAGCACTCACAAAAATCTTACAAATTTCACAAACCGTTCCGAATGACATTAAACCTAAAGCGGCTGAATCTTTCCGAAAGCTCATTGCTATTTTTGAACTTAAAGCCCCTGAAAAAGCACCTGATTACCGTCGACAAATGCAAAATCTTCTATTCTAA
- a CDS encoding DUF5718 family protein, with protein sequence MTINHTEASELNAENLHHVMGLGIAGNFAGHLEQAGETPDFVEVECESDIAPKGLFPYFIPEQHAQIGVYPFSASQIKYPENLQNDAHLQAEPEVCVLFDMKYEFGKVARMQPIAFAAFNDCSIRKPGAKKISEKKNWGPETKGISNQFLPVSHLDLGSELDEYRIIAYFKRDADWQLYGNDSPISSYSYFHQKLMDWMQDKLNHQADFGPLENLNQWIHQANFPKQLLISLGATTYTELGENTFLQSGDEIAIFVYHQSITKATIENGIDTPESLPAGKVSVLKQKIV encoded by the coding sequence ATGACCATTAATCACACTGAAGCTAGCGAACTGAACGCAGAGAACTTGCATCATGTCATGGGATTAGGCATTGCAGGTAACTTCGCTGGCCATTTAGAACAAGCAGGCGAAACACCTGATTTTGTCGAGGTCGAATGTGAATCTGACATCGCGCCCAAAGGATTGTTCCCGTATTTTATACCTGAACAACACGCCCAAATTGGTGTCTATCCATTTTCAGCTTCACAAATCAAATACCCTGAAAACTTGCAAAACGATGCACACTTACAAGCAGAACCCGAGGTCTGCGTTTTGTTTGATATGAAATACGAATTTGGAAAAGTTGCTCGAATGCAACCGATTGCGTTTGCCGCTTTTAATGACTGCTCCATTCGCAAACCTGGAGCAAAAAAAATCAGCGAAAAGAAAAACTGGGGGCCAGAAACCAAAGGGATTTCAAACCAGTTCTTACCTGTTAGCCATTTGGATCTGGGCAGTGAACTTGATGAATATCGGATTATTGCCTACTTCAAACGCGATGCAGATTGGCAGCTATATGGCAACGACAGTCCGATTAGTAGCTATTCTTATTTCCATCAAAAACTGATGGATTGGATGCAAGACAAACTTAATCATCAAGCAGACTTTGGCCCACTGGAAAACTTGAATCAATGGATTCACCAAGCAAACTTCCCAAAACAACTTTTAATTAGTTTGGGTGCAACCACTTACACAGAGCTGGGAGAGAACACTTTTCTGCAATCTGGTGATGAAATCGCTATTTTCGTTTATCATCAATCTATCACTAAAGCCACCATCGAAAACGGCATAGATACCCCTGAAAGTTTACCGGCCGGTAAAGTTTCAGTACTTAAGCAAAAGATTGTGTAA